Proteins from a genomic interval of Moorena sp. SIOASIH:
- a CDS encoding methyltransferase domain-containing protein → MTQKYTEADTEAFYDHEDSMYRSFWDSEGSLHWGYFDNLADARAQDFVPACHRWNESMLAWSGLTTESRVLDIGCGNGNTAIWLAQQTGCEVVGIDISAVRVGNAKALAQEYPSLRLSFQKASVTSLPFSDNSFTHVWSQATLYHVHQRELALKEIYRVLQEQGIFLFDDLITPVSEISAEGQKHVYQRLLFEPTFSYESYAKTLSEIGLMVLEAKDLSEHLNKSYQLLSELALSKYPKLSASYDKMCEAITARELGWSFYRCQKVSDRVSWIYGTNDEKTLQDKYNAWATIYDADLDETYRCSPVISAGALAKVLPNKAASILDVGAGTGMVGEALADLGYTNITAVDFSEEMLEVARKKQVYTALHQGNVAEPLTFSTPEAFDGIVVLGVFTFGHAHPKGLRNLFELLKSGGYFVLTLRVDYYESNDSLQEILEELSWSILDRVEFNIFETEPMVALVLKKH, encoded by the coding sequence ATGACACAAAAATATACAGAAGCGGACACAGAAGCGTTTTACGATCACGAAGACAGCATGTATCGTAGCTTCTGGGATTCTGAAGGCAGTTTACATTGGGGCTATTTTGACAACTTAGCGGACGCTCGTGCTCAAGACTTTGTGCCAGCTTGCCACCGTTGGAATGAATCTATGCTCGCCTGGAGTGGGCTGACTACTGAATCTCGCGTACTGGATATCGGTTGCGGCAACGGCAACACCGCTATCTGGCTAGCCCAGCAGACAGGATGTGAAGTTGTGGGCATTGACATCAGTGCAGTCCGGGTTGGCAATGCCAAGGCTTTGGCTCAGGAGTATCCCTCCCTACGCCTCTCTTTTCAGAAAGCATCAGTAACTAGCCTACCTTTCTCAGACAATTCCTTTACCCATGTCTGGAGCCAAGCCACCCTTTACCATGTCCACCAGCGGGAGCTAGCTCTGAAGGAGATTTACCGTGTTCTTCAAGAACAAGGCATCTTCCTATTCGATGATCTGATCACTCCAGTGTCCGAGATCAGCGCAGAAGGCCAAAAGCACGTTTATCAACGACTACTGTTTGAACCAACATTTAGCTATGAGTCCTACGCAAAAACACTCAGTGAAATTGGCTTGATGGTGTTGGAGGCTAAAGACTTGAGCGAACACCTCAATAAGAGCTACCAACTGTTGTCAGAGCTAGCTCTGAGCAAATATCCGAAACTTAGCGCTTCCTATGATAAGATGTGCGAGGCGATTACAGCTCGGGAACTGGGATGGAGTTTCTATCGCTGTCAAAAGGTAAGCGATCGCGTCTCGTGGATCTACGGAACTAATGATGAAAAAACGTTACAAGATAAGTATAATGCTTGGGCTACCATTTACGATGCTGACTTAGACGAGACCTATCGCTGCTCTCCCGTTATATCCGCTGGCGCTCTGGCAAAGGTACTGCCAAATAAAGCAGCAAGCATTCTTGATGTTGGAGCAGGTACAGGAATGGTAGGTGAGGCTCTGGCAGACCTAGGATACACCAACATTACAGCAGTTGACTTCTCCGAGGAAATGCTGGAGGTAGCAAGGAAGAAGCAAGTTTACACGGCCTTGCACCAAGGGAACGTGGCAGAACCTCTAACCTTCTCTACTCCTGAGGCGTTCGACGGGATTGTGGTGTTGGGGGTATTCACCTTTGGTCACGCCCATCCTAAAGGGTTGCGAAACCTATTCGAACTATTGAAGTCTGGAGGATATTTTGTCCTCACCCTGCGAGTTGACTACTACGAAAGCAACGATTCATTACAAGAGATTCTCGAAGAGCTGTCATGGAGTATACTCGATCGAGTAGAGTTTAACATCTTTGAAACAGAACCAATGGTTGCTCTAGTGCTTAAAAAGCACTAA
- a CDS encoding TauD/TfdA family dioxygenase: MTTLLRQLKPAFCIKSIATHDNGVEITWKDGHQSFYHHLWLLDSCRCPKCFQRDTLSLNSGHDLLKMPLNPTPQEVTIDREGNLDIVWGGQETGHHSVFDPSWLRVHCYDDPALKQKSKPQLWDASVSISYFDYHEVMNDNEVLLSYLNQLVELGVAVIENAPNDEPSFRALVERVGPLRQRYHPTNVFTMDRKNAVAQAIQHSYQLGRLRNHTDVTAYDIPTGIQFLQCTLYDNPDNDRQAYSTVVDGFKLAEVIKTENPYFFELLTTEYIPAGRRRLSVEEKLSENDSSPRKYEWEAYRRNHLINLDENGEVYQIRYNHNTRIPLEVSYDKIQDLLTAYRRFSQLLQDPDYNAEFLLTPGQVLVVNNWRVLHGRTGIWSPSLKRSLLGAYLEEETFRCRRRILLGEKTGMSNLWLMGCSDRALEILADRYV, translated from the coding sequence ATGACCACGCTACTTCGACAACTCAAACCCGCTTTTTGCATCAAATCCATAGCAACCCATGACAATGGTGTAGAGATCACTTGGAAAGATGGCCATCAAAGCTTTTACCATCATCTCTGGCTCCTAGATAGCTGTCGCTGTCCTAAATGCTTTCAGCGAGATACCTTAAGCCTCAATAGCGGACATGACCTCCTCAAAATGCCCCTAAACCCAACTCCTCAAGAGGTGACAATTGATCGTGAAGGCAATTTGGATATTGTCTGGGGTGGTCAGGAAACAGGGCATCACAGTGTATTCGATCCTTCCTGGCTACGAGTTCATTGTTACGATGACCCAGCCCTTAAACAAAAATCAAAACCTCAACTTTGGGATGCATCAGTATCTATCTCTTATTTTGATTATCATGAGGTGATGAATGATAACGAAGTTTTATTGTCCTACCTGAATCAGCTCGTCGAACTAGGGGTAGCAGTAATTGAGAATGCTCCAAATGACGAACCAAGCTTTCGGGCATTGGTGGAACGGGTGGGGCCTTTAAGGCAACGTTATCATCCCACCAATGTATTTACTATGGATAGAAAGAACGCAGTTGCTCAGGCTATCCAACATTCTTATCAATTGGGGCGTTTAAGAAATCATACAGACGTTACTGCCTACGATATTCCCACTGGAATCCAATTTCTGCAATGTACCCTCTACGACAACCCGGATAACGACAGACAAGCCTATTCTACCGTCGTTGATGGTTTCAAATTAGCAGAGGTAATCAAAACCGAAAACCCCTACTTCTTTGAGCTACTTACTACAGAATATATACCAGCAGGTCGCCGACGACTCTCTGTGGAGGAGAAACTATCGGAAAATGATTCCAGCCCCCGGAAATACGAATGGGAAGCTTACCGGCGCAATCATCTAATTAACTTGGATGAAAATGGAGAAGTGTATCAGATTCGGTATAACCACAACACCAGGATACCCCTAGAGGTTTCCTACGATAAAATTCAAGACTTATTGACAGCCTACCGAAGATTTTCCCAACTCTTACAAGATCCTGACTATAATGCCGAATTTCTACTGACTCCCGGACAGGTGTTAGTAGTTAACAACTGGCGAGTGCTCCATGGACGTACCGGTATCTGGAGTCCTTCCCTGAAACGAAGCTTGCTAGGAGCCTACTTGGAGGAAGAAACCTTCCGCTGTAGACGGCGAATTTTGCTAGGGGAGAAAACTGGGATGTCAAACCTGTGGTTAATGGGATGCTCAGACCGTGCTTTGGAAATTCTCGCAGATCGCTATGTTTGA
- a CDS encoding ureidoglycolate lyase: MATPCKYYDVPLKKLNSKNAEGLGTVFTDFEDVEIELCKWPNPGKRPLIARGGYGTFIEDEFKVYWRGSTVLSADHKNARGGAAGKAVVDPETNSNYVLVHWLSAHLDAGEAFIPKNGEPSIFLLAPPGDNVKAEDFVALYSDGSYGISIHPGVWHTAPLPLSGEVVYKNKQGSIYATVDCLLLKEQDTCLKIPLRKPEED; the protein is encoded by the coding sequence ATGGCTACACCATGCAAATACTATGACGTTCCATTAAAAAAGCTAAACTCAAAAAATGCTGAAGGATTAGGAACTGTATTCACGGATTTTGAAGATGTTGAAATAGAGTTGTGTAAATGGCCAAACCCAGGAAAACGACCTCTTATTGCTAGGGGGGGTTATGGTACATTTATTGAAGACGAATTCAAAGTATATTGGCGTGGTTCTACGGTGCTTTCCGCTGACCATAAAAATGCTCGCGGTGGTGCAGCTGGAAAGGCTGTAGTTGATCCTGAAACTAACTCTAACTATGTGCTAGTGCATTGGCTTAGCGCCCATCTAGATGCAGGAGAGGCTTTTATTCCTAAAAATGGTGAACCTAGTATCTTTCTATTAGCGCCTCCTGGGGACAATGTCAAAGCAGAAGATTTTGTAGCGCTTTACTCTGATGGTAGTTACGGCATATCAATTCATCCTGGAGTATGGCACACAGCTCCCTTACCACTGTCTGGAGAAGTAGTCTATAAAAATAAACAAGGCAGTATCTATGCTACCGTAGATTGTCTATTGTTGAAGGAGCAAGATACTTGTCTAAAGATTCCCCTTCGTAAACCTGAAGAAGACTGA
- a CDS encoding TauD/TfdA family dioxygenase, which yields MTTLLRQLKAAFRIESVAVTNNGVQVTWKDGHHSFYHNLWLRDACHCPECFQRDTLSLNSSEGEGHDPLKMPLNPITEAVKIDREGNLDIVWGGQEPGHHSVFDPSWLRVHCQTDPALKQRRKPQLWDSSVSIPHFDYYEVMKDDWALLLWLDKMLELGVVIIDNVPKNRESFQALIERIGPIQQRYHPTNIFTLDTANKLAGNIHHAYQYMERLHNHTDHVSYNVPPRLQFLGCIQYDNPDNDKQAYSTLVDGFKIAEVLRTQQPKFFELLTTEYVPTGRRRLGVEEKVSKHEIGTKKYQWETYHRQHVINLDETGEVYQIRHHEKDRVPLEVSPDKIQDLYAAYQAFTALAEAPEYNAEFLIAPGQVLVNDNWRLLHGRTAIHNPQLPRVLLGAYMKPETFRSRRRLLLGKKSGMSDIWLMGCSDRALEMLADRTTI from the coding sequence ATGACAACCCTACTACGGCAACTCAAAGCCGCTTTTCGGATCGAATCAGTTGCAGTGACCAACAACGGTGTACAAGTCACTTGGAAAGATGGTCATCACAGCTTTTACCATAACCTCTGGCTGCGGGATGCTTGCCACTGTCCCGAATGCTTCCAGCGGGATACATTGAGCCTGAACAGCTCAGAAGGGGAAGGACATGACCCCCTGAAAATGCCACTCAATCCCATCACTGAAGCGGTCAAGATTGATCGTGAAGGCAATTTAGATATAGTCTGGGGCGGTCAAGAACCTGGACATCACAGTGTATTCGATCCATCTTGGCTGCGAGTTCACTGTCAAACAGACCCCGCCCTCAAACAGCGACGAAAACCCCAACTGTGGGATTCATCAGTGTCCATCCCTCATTTCGATTACTACGAAGTGATGAAAGACGATTGGGCACTGTTGCTGTGGTTGGACAAGATGCTGGAATTGGGAGTGGTCATCATTGACAACGTCCCCAAGAATCGAGAGAGTTTTCAGGCACTGATAGAGCGGATTGGACCGATCCAACAACGATATCATCCCACCAATATCTTTACGTTGGATACAGCAAACAAACTGGCAGGAAATATTCACCACGCCTATCAGTATATGGAACGTTTACATAATCACACAGACCATGTATCTTACAACGTTCCTCCCAGACTGCAATTTCTCGGATGTATCCAATACGATAACCCAGACAATGACAAACAGGCATATTCTACCCTAGTGGATGGGTTCAAAATTGCCGAAGTTCTCAGAACCCAACAGCCAAAATTCTTCGAGTTGCTGACCACAGAGTATGTGCCAACCGGTCGCCGTCGCCTGGGTGTAGAAGAAAAGGTATCTAAGCATGAAATTGGCACCAAGAAGTATCAATGGGAAACTTATCATCGCCAGCATGTAATTAATTTAGATGAAACGGGTGAAGTCTACCAGATTCGTCACCATGAAAAAGACCGAGTGCCACTAGAGGTTTCCCCTGATAAAATTCAAGACTTATATGCAGCCTACCAAGCATTTACGGCACTAGCTGAAGCTCCTGAATATAACGCTGAATTTCTGATCGCTCCGGGACAAGTATTAGTTAACGATAACTGGCGATTACTCCACGGGCGTACCGCCATTCACAATCCTCAGCTGCCACGAGTTTTACTGGGAGCCTACATGAAACCAGAAACATTTCGTAGCAGACGGCGACTGTTACTAGGCAAAAAAAGCGGTATGTCAGATATCTGGTTAATGGGATGCTCAGACCGTGCTTTAGAAATGCTCGCAGACCGCACCACAATCTAA
- a CDS encoding peptidoglycan-binding protein encodes MVLSLKIVHDTFLKQQPVPSQKIENEEDKVWVKKGRELELHSWVDLKEEKSYLRVALTKDEFNGKNTWYVYEPHVEVWDDDKQLFPKKISIKVRNVTSCSTEVVRGLDKQIIDEMNRLIPNVLISFDDLDVQLGPAVWAMLQPAAKRALERAIQDRGVPMVVNSAYRTIAQQLILYNHYRNRRCGIPIAARPSRSNHQSGLAIDISDYLSWRPYLQKYGWRWLGWGDPVHFDYVGRGTRDIRALAVRAFQRVWNRYNINDRISEDGSYGPSTERRLNNSFSEGFSISVPSKKESEKSIQFRVLRLSQPYMKGEDVRAIQQALAKAGYSLDVDGVYGRGSEAVVKQFQEQNGLDVDGIVGPATRAKMGL; translated from the coding sequence ATGGTCTTATCTTTGAAAATCGTACATGATACCTTCCTAAAACAGCAACCCGTACCCAGCCAGAAGATCGAAAATGAAGAGGATAAAGTTTGGGTCAAAAAAGGCAGGGAACTAGAGCTGCACAGCTGGGTAGACCTCAAAGAAGAGAAGTCTTACCTGCGGGTTGCTTTGACCAAAGATGAATTTAATGGCAAGAATACCTGGTACGTCTACGAACCCCATGTCGAGGTTTGGGATGACGACAAGCAGTTGTTCCCCAAGAAAATATCCATCAAGGTCAGGAATGTTACCTCCTGCTCCACAGAAGTGGTTCGGGGGCTAGACAAGCAGATTATTGATGAAATGAACCGACTGATCCCAAATGTACTAATCAGCTTTGATGATTTAGATGTGCAACTAGGTCCTGCGGTCTGGGCTATGCTCCAACCCGCTGCCAAAAGAGCCCTCGAACGTGCTATTCAAGACCGGGGCGTTCCCATGGTAGTAAATTCAGCCTATCGCACCATTGCCCAGCAATTAATACTATATAACCACTACAGAAATCGCCGTTGCGGTATTCCCATTGCTGCCCGTCCGTCTCGAAGTAATCACCAAAGTGGTCTAGCCATTGATATTTCAGATTACCTTAGCTGGCGACCTTACCTCCAGAAGTACGGCTGGCGATGGCTCGGTTGGGGGGACCCAGTTCATTTCGACTACGTAGGCAGAGGTACCCGAGACATTCGCGCCCTAGCAGTGCGGGCATTCCAGCGAGTTTGGAACCGCTATAATATCAATGACCGGATTTCCGAAGATGGTTCCTACGGACCATCAACCGAGAGACGACTAAACAATAGTTTTTCAGAAGGGTTTTCGATCTCGGTACCCTCCAAGAAAGAATCTGAGAAGTCAATACAATTTCGGGTACTGCGCCTAAGCCAACCTTACATGAAGGGAGAAGACGTGCGTGCTATTCAACAAGCCTTGGCCAAAGCAGGCTATAGTCTGGATGTGGATGGTGTCTATGGACGAGGTAGCGAGGCAGTTGTAAAGCAGTTCCAAGAACAAAACGGTTTAGATGTAGATGGAATTGTCGGACCAGCAACCCGTGCCAAGATGGGACTTTAA
- a CDS encoding type II CAAX endopeptidase family protein translates to MTIKRLVLIVLTIFAIARIGLSLVESWGQPQIQTSLELRQTNLVLHGWEWKNTTSDSATSEQSNQEFKVDWTAARNALIGAEPFQSAQKQYETARQLAQTNQSKVLTKLQKFSIGKITTPNDGVQSQSPVTPLTQNSYPSEQQQLQQSLSDIEQLIAKLDLRIGILQAQQGKADAAIQTWDAQTYPNGSLETARVLMGLWSDPPLVLPDAEQKIEQNLDNWFRYRALSQLYQLQQRQSDLLSLQTQEQETAEQAIVKLFVIAVIPGFNTLLGLVILVCLVGQLLFQGKQSVLARNDNVPWKTAWDGEIIWQVLIFGFFAIGQLLLPLVIGLSLGIVGINPANFTVQMSAFYVLLTYLIMAFGGLLVMYLSIKPFLPLPEDWFRFKWRSNWIVWGVGGYLIALPLVIVVSLINQQLWQGNGGSNPLLPLALEGQDTIALIIFFLTAAVAAPVFEEIIFRGFLLPSLTRYLPVWGAIALSSLIFAIAHLSLSEVLPLATLGIVLGVVYTRSRNLLAPMLLHSLWNSGTLLSLFVLGSS, encoded by the coding sequence ATGACTATAAAACGGTTGGTTTTGATTGTACTGACGATTTTTGCGATCGCTAGAATTGGCCTTTCTCTGGTAGAAAGCTGGGGTCAGCCCCAGATTCAAACTAGTCTGGAACTTCGCCAAACCAATCTAGTACTCCATGGCTGGGAGTGGAAAAACACAACCTCTGATTCTGCCACATCTGAGCAGTCTAATCAGGAGTTTAAGGTAGATTGGACTGCGGCTCGTAATGCTTTGATTGGTGCTGAGCCGTTTCAATCTGCTCAAAAACAGTATGAAACAGCCCGTCAATTGGCTCAGACCAATCAGTCAAAGGTCCTGACCAAACTCCAAAAATTTTCTATAGGGAAGATAACCACACCGAACGATGGAGTGCAATCACAATCACCAGTCACTCCCCTGACCCAAAACTCCTATCCCTCCGAGCAGCAGCAATTGCAACAGTCATTGTCTGACATCGAACAGCTGATTGCTAAGCTGGATTTGCGTATTGGAATTCTCCAAGCTCAACAAGGAAAAGCCGATGCTGCTATTCAAACCTGGGATGCACAGACATACCCTAATGGCTCATTAGAAACTGCCAGGGTATTAATGGGTCTATGGAGTGATCCACCTCTGGTACTACCAGATGCTGAGCAAAAAATTGAACAAAACTTAGATAATTGGTTCCGCTATCGCGCGTTGAGTCAGCTGTATCAATTGCAGCAGCGCCAAAGTGACCTATTGTCACTCCAAACCCAAGAACAAGAAACGGCTGAACAAGCAATTGTCAAATTATTCGTTATCGCTGTCATCCCAGGATTTAATACCCTATTGGGTTTGGTAATCTTAGTGTGCTTGGTTGGTCAGTTGTTGTTTCAAGGTAAGCAATCCGTTCTAGCAAGGAATGATAATGTCCCATGGAAAACAGCTTGGGATGGGGAAATTATTTGGCAAGTGCTGATTTTTGGGTTTTTCGCCATCGGTCAACTCCTGTTACCCCTTGTAATTGGGCTGTCACTAGGGATTGTTGGGATTAACCCAGCCAATTTTACGGTACAGATGAGTGCGTTCTATGTGTTGCTAACTTACCTAATCATGGCATTTGGTGGCTTGTTAGTGATGTACCTTTCCATTAAGCCCTTTTTGCCCCTGCCGGAGGATTGGTTTCGGTTCAAGTGGCGCAGCAACTGGATTGTCTGGGGAGTCGGTGGCTATTTGATTGCACTCCCCTTGGTGATTGTGGTATCTCTGATTAACCAACAGTTATGGCAAGGAAACGGCGGTAGTAACCCACTGTTGCCCCTAGCTTTGGAGGGACAGGACACTATAGCTTTAATCATATTTTTTCTGACAGCAGCTGTGGCAGCACCAGTGTTTGAGGAGATAATCTTTCGAGGGTTCTTGTTGCCCTCTTTGACTCGTTATCTACCAGTTTGGGGAGCGATCGCATTAAGTAGTCTGATTTTTGCGATCGCTCATTTGAGTCTCTCAGAAGTCCTACCCCTAGCCACATTGGGAATTGTCTTGGGAGTGGTTTACACGCGATCGCGTAATCTCCTAGCTCCCATGCTGCTCCATAGTCTCTGGAATAGTGGTACGCTTCTGAGTTTATTTGTTTTAGGGAGTAGTTAA
- a CDS encoding N-acetylmuramoyl-L-alanine amidase codes for MARIIISAGHDLKDPGVVALGTTESREMILTRNEIVKELELRGVDCIVVPDSLSLQDTIRWINANAVPGDVALEIHGNAFNGSLRGAQAFYIYGNDERQLDAQLLLNALLQEIPEFPSRGVKPDIHSPHRRGLSFCRQVAVSSVLMQLCFIDNPQDLDLLQNQREKFAKGIAQGLIQWSGQTPKTPEFPTINIFIKQQKYDEKGILINSNAFIPVDLVEMLGISLTDREDIRQISYGNVVYIKAVELQDFNIAASWENQTKTVILNPLPRTLLEDADQIMGMGNTTESQLKSFLEKTNQDGLKQFPDLPRLYIEEAENEGVNHDVAFCQMCVETDYLRFGGKVKPEQNNFCGLGTVDASAAGATFADPKTGVKAHIQHLKAYASTDMINDPPIVDPRFDYVPRGVAPSVYDLGRRWNPDLEYGNQIMVFIKQLYGVF; via the coding sequence ATGGCACGTATTATAATTTCCGCTGGTCATGACCTCAAAGACCCGGGAGTAGTGGCTTTAGGCACAACAGAATCTCGGGAAATGATACTTACCCGTAACGAAATTGTTAAAGAGCTGGAATTACGGGGAGTAGATTGTATAGTTGTTCCTGACTCTCTCAGTCTTCAAGACACGATTCGATGGATCAATGCCAATGCTGTGCCTGGTGACGTAGCCTTGGAAATCCATGGCAATGCCTTTAACGGTTCCCTGCGAGGGGCTCAAGCCTTTTACATCTATGGTAACGATGAAAGGCAGCTGGATGCTCAACTCTTACTGAATGCCTTACTCCAAGAAATTCCTGAATTTCCCAGTCGTGGCGTTAAACCAGATATCCACTCTCCACATCGGCGCGGCTTATCCTTTTGTCGTCAGGTAGCAGTCTCTTCGGTACTGATGCAGTTGTGTTTTATCGACAATCCTCAAGACCTAGACTTACTGCAAAATCAGCGGGAAAAATTTGCCAAAGGGATTGCTCAAGGGTTAATTCAATGGAGCGGTCAGACTCCAAAAACTCCTGAGTTTCCTACTATCAATATCTTTATTAAACAACAGAAGTATGACGAAAAAGGGATTTTAATTAATAGCAATGCCTTTATTCCCGTTGATTTAGTGGAAATGCTCGGGATTAGCCTAACTGATCGGGAAGATATTCGCCAAATCAGTTACGGAAATGTTGTCTATATCAAAGCGGTAGAATTACAGGACTTTAATATAGCTGCATCCTGGGAAAATCAGACAAAAACTGTAATTTTAAATCCACTTCCCCGCACCTTACTGGAAGATGCTGACCAAATTATGGGGATGGGAAATACCACTGAAAGCCAATTGAAAAGCTTTCTTGAAAAAACTAATCAAGACGGTTTAAAACAATTTCCTGACTTACCCAGACTTTACATAGAAGAAGCGGAAAATGAGGGAGTTAACCACGATGTTGCCTTCTGTCAGATGTGTGTGGAAACCGATTATTTACGCTTTGGAGGTAAGGTAAAACCTGAGCAGAATAACTTTTGTGGATTGGGTACCGTTGATGCTAGTGCTGCTGGTGCTACGTTTGCTGACCCGAAAACAGGAGTTAAAGCTCACATTCAGCACCTGAAGGCATATGCCAGTACTGATATGATTAACGATCCCCCGATAGTAGACCCTCGTTTCGACTATGTGCCCAGAGGTGTTGCTCCTTCAGTTTATGACTTAGGCAGACGTTGGAATCCAGATTTGGAGTACGGCAATCAGATTATGGTATTTATTAAACAGCTTTATGGTGTTTTTTGA
- the panD gene encoding aspartate 1-decarboxylase: protein MATIKLMHAKLHRVRVTEANRHYVGSVTIDSNLLAQVGILPLEEVEIVNIDNGNRWSTYVLPGEAGSGKICPNGGGALLCKEGDTLIIWANEQCDRAEILSSGHQARVLIADENNCCQEVFYQTLTPNGERLEYNGYQTTNGKQLTSKSEVMVGAEA, encoded by the coding sequence ATGGCGACCATCAAACTAATGCACGCCAAGCTACATCGAGTGCGTGTGACTGAGGCAAACCGCCACTATGTGGGCAGTGTCACGATTGACTCCAACTTGCTGGCACAGGTAGGGATTTTACCCCTCGAAGAAGTAGAAATTGTCAACATTGACAATGGCAATCGCTGGTCAACCTATGTGTTGCCAGGAGAAGCAGGTTCAGGAAAAATTTGTCCCAATGGAGGGGGAGCGCTACTGTGCAAAGAGGGAGATACCTTGATTATCTGGGCAAACGAGCAATGCGATCGCGCTGAAATTTTGAGTAGCGGACACCAAGCGCGGGTACTGATTGCTGATGAAAACAACTGCTGTCAAGAAGTGTTTTACCAGACTCTCACTCCTAATGGAGAGAGACTGGAATACAACGGCTATCAAACCACTAATGGCAAACAATTGACCTCTAAGTCAGAGGTAATGGTGGGGGCTGAAGCCTAG